A DNA window from Streptomyces canus contains the following coding sequences:
- a CDS encoding class E sortase: MRQRVMHHGARRRRERRRRAVWTGGELLVTVGVVLLLLVVHQLWWTNREAREGAQDGVEALEREWGRGGGADSGTAAGSGSPSASSSTASPGSRAERDLRAAAQDPAALTPGRSQSYAILTVPRLHLRVPVAEGVGKRSVLNKGYVGHYPGTGQPGRAGNFALAGHRNTHGEPFRYINRLAPGDTVRVETRSAVYTYAVDRTLRQTSARDSGVIRPIPRSTVRPTYGYTAPGYYLTLTTCTPEYTSRYRLVVWGKLVSMRPR; the protein is encoded by the coding sequence ATGCGGCAGCGCGTCATGCACCACGGAGCCCGGCGCCGGCGCGAGCGTCGCCGCCGCGCGGTGTGGACCGGTGGCGAACTTCTGGTCACCGTGGGCGTCGTCCTGCTGCTGCTCGTCGTGCACCAGCTGTGGTGGACCAACCGGGAGGCCAGGGAGGGCGCTCAGGACGGGGTCGAGGCGCTGGAGCGGGAGTGGGGACGGGGCGGGGGAGCCGACTCCGGTACGGCCGCCGGCTCCGGGTCCCCGTCCGCGTCCTCTTCTACGGCGTCTCCGGGCTCCCGCGCCGAGCGGGATCTCCGCGCCGCCGCCCAGGACCCCGCCGCCCTGACGCCGGGCCGGTCCCAGTCGTACGCCATCCTCACCGTCCCCCGTCTCCACCTCCGCGTCCCCGTCGCCGAGGGCGTCGGCAAGCGGAGCGTGCTCAACAAGGGGTACGTCGGTCACTACCCCGGCACCGGACAGCCGGGCCGGGCCGGGAACTTCGCGCTCGCCGGGCACCGCAACACCCACGGCGAGCCCTTCCGGTACATCAACCGCCTCGCGCCCGGGGACACCGTCCGGGTGGAGACGCGCAGCGCGGTCTACACGTACGCCGTGGACAGGACCCTCCGCCAGACCTCGGCCCGCGACTCGGGAGTGATCCGCCCGATCCCGCGCTCGACGGTCCGTCCCACCTACGGCTACACCGCGCCCGGTTACTACCTCACCCTCACCACGTGCACCCCGGAGTACACGTCCCGGTACCGGCTGGTGGTGTGGGGCAAGCTGGTGTCGATGCGGCCGCGTTGA